In Pseudoalteromonas xiamenensis, the following are encoded in one genomic region:
- the pilV gene encoding type IV pilus modification protein PilV — MRSNRGFTLIEVLIAFFVLSFGLLGAVALQAKAKQASFDSMQRAAAVALANDIMQRIRVNDFSTLSNLYKVTFTSQTALSQSNSCFSNSCTSQQIANLDIEQWKLAIRARENTGALENTTVCITPTKAAGGKGNRYNIEVVVSWEGRQKLEGTDATNAISCGTASNKRRVVQMTSFLLVRV, encoded by the coding sequence ATGAGATCAAATCGCGGATTTACCTTAATTGAAGTGTTGATTGCATTTTTTGTGCTGAGTTTTGGTTTACTCGGTGCCGTAGCGCTTCAAGCTAAAGCCAAACAAGCCAGTTTTGATTCGATGCAACGCGCGGCGGCGGTAGCATTAGCAAACGACATTATGCAGCGTATTCGAGTCAATGATTTCAGCACGTTATCAAACCTCTATAAAGTCACCTTTACTAGTCAGACGGCACTTTCTCAGTCAAATAGTTGCTTTTCAAATTCTTGCACATCACAGCAAATAGCAAACCTAGATATTGAGCAGTGGAAACTCGCGATCCGCGCTCGAGAGAATACAGGGGCACTCGAAAACACCACCGTGTGTATCACGCCAACAAAGGCGGCGGGAGGTAAAGGCAACCGTTACAATATTGAAGTAGTAGTCAGTTGGGAAGGCAGACAAAAATTAGAAGGAACAGATGCCACAAATGCAATTAGTTGTGGCACTGCTTCCAATAAACGAAGAGTGGTCCAAATGACAAGCTTCTTATTAGTGCGAGTGTAA
- a CDS encoding PilW family protein, with protein MNKVRGFTLIELMISLFIGGLILGGVMFTYLSMKSTTRDTMTIGELQETGRLAMTIMQRDIEQIGFWGTFYEDGFTNQNNSSPGNPAGDCFGGLNNGSFPDTEPTNFRPIYADVITGTTALSCITNGKQGTEAIQLKFLEGSPLANQGSALINKYYFVAELEQSQFMTGANLQAAILNVNATLWPYSHHVYYIANETLILSGRSLSVPVLRRKRLTVNGGITDEAIMEGVEDIRLLFGLDTTADGRVNQYKATSAMTASDWENEDAILTVQLFILVRSLEPDADLSLKNQTYTLGHDPNKRVHTFTDKYRRTVFSTTIKLSNMGANLWRM; from the coding sequence ATGAATAAAGTACGGGGCTTCACACTGATCGAATTGATGATCTCTTTGTTCATTGGGGGATTAATTTTAGGGGGGGTGATGTTCACTTACCTCAGTATGAAATCCACCACTCGAGACACCATGACGATAGGTGAGCTGCAAGAAACTGGGCGTCTTGCAATGACGATAATGCAGCGAGACATCGAACAAATTGGTTTCTGGGGCACATTTTATGAAGATGGGTTTACCAATCAAAATAATTCATCCCCAGGTAATCCTGCTGGCGATTGTTTTGGTGGGTTGAATAACGGAAGTTTTCCCGACACAGAACCGACAAATTTTCGTCCAATATACGCGGACGTAATAACAGGCACTACTGCACTTAGCTGTATAACCAATGGGAAGCAGGGCACAGAAGCCATTCAACTCAAATTTCTAGAGGGGAGTCCGCTTGCGAATCAGGGTAGCGCACTGATAAATAAATATTATTTTGTTGCGGAATTAGAGCAATCGCAGTTTATGACAGGGGCTAATTTACAAGCCGCGATTCTAAATGTGAACGCCACGCTTTGGCCTTATAGCCATCATGTTTATTACATCGCCAACGAGACCTTAATTCTAAGTGGCAGGTCACTCTCGGTGCCGGTGCTGCGCCGCAAAAGATTAACGGTGAATGGCGGCATCACAGATGAAGCGATTATGGAAGGGGTCGAAGACATCCGTTTGTTATTCGGTCTTGATACCACCGCGGATGGTCGTGTAAACCAATATAAAGCGACAAGCGCAATGACCGCGTCTGATTGGGAAAATGAAGATGCTATTTTAACGGTTCAATTATTTATCTTAGTTCGGAGTTTGGAACCTGATGCAGACTTATCCCTTAAAAACCAAACGTATACACTCGGCCACGATCCGAACAAACGTGTTCATACGTTCACAGATAAATACCGCCGGACGGTCTTTAGTACCACTATAAAGCTGAGTAATATGGGGGCAAATTTATGGCGCATGTAA
- a CDS encoding pilus assembly PilX family protein translates to MRRQKGIVLVMAMVMIVAVTTVAVSLMSSSSIDLKITNAAQEREMAENQLYGAVQEIISEQQDMKGNLSVFMRTQPQMPGGKIEFTEGKTNNVLTNLNNGPLALRCPRSYGYTEGVVCNMTQLETSVEYGSKSRHRVTVVSGIAQEMLSTSEVN, encoded by the coding sequence ATGAGACGTCAAAAAGGTATCGTGTTAGTTATGGCGATGGTCATGATTGTAGCCGTGACCACCGTGGCAGTATCGCTCATGAGTAGCAGTAGTATCGATTTAAAAATAACCAATGCGGCTCAAGAACGTGAAATGGCCGAAAATCAACTGTATGGTGCGGTGCAAGAAATCATTTCTGAACAACAAGACATGAAAGGTAACTTGAGTGTTTTCATGCGTACTCAGCCACAAATGCCTGGCGGGAAAATAGAGTTTACCGAAGGAAAAACAAACAACGTTTTAACCAATTTGAACAATGGCCCTCTAGCGTTACGTTGCCCTCGGAGTTATGGCTATACCGAAGGAGTGGTTTGTAACATGACACAATTAGAAACTTCGGTCGAATATGGCTCGAAGAGCAGGCATCGGGTTACGGTTGTGTCGGGGATTGCTCAAGAAATGTTGAGTACGTCGGAGGTAAATTAA